A region of Takifugu rubripes chromosome 6, fTakRub1.2, whole genome shotgun sequence DNA encodes the following proteins:
- the zdhhc12b gene encoding palmitoyltransferase ZDHHC12-B, with protein MFKNVFGSGFVVRTAHVVLTWVITLILFLQDTELRRQEETGQLVQPVLFVLLVLVSVLLYFAVSLMDPGFILSEDALQFPLGVTEEQQDMIQPSSKSLRRRRCGHCLLQQPMRSKHCQTCQHCVRRYDHHCPWIENCVGEKNHRWFVLYLLVELLVLLWGLHIACTGFNPTTSWRPWLHSNGLLLAVVVVVALLSLVVLLLLGSHLYLISLNTTTWEFMSRHRISYLRHCGADENPFDRGPAHNLWGFFCVWGTVVWEQVYFREGSNQV; from the exons ATGTTCAAAAATGTGTTCGGGTCGGGCTTTGTGGTGAGGACGGCTCATGTGGTTCTGACCTGGGTCATCACGCTCATCCTCTTCCTGCAGGATACAG agctcaggaggcaggaggagacggGCCAGCTGGTCCAGCCGGTGCTCTTtgtgctgctggttctggtgtCGGTCCTGCTCTACTTTGCGGTTTCTCTCATGGATCCAGGCTTCATCTTGTCTGAAGATGCTCTCCAG TTCCCACTGGGAGTGACTGAGGAGCAACAGGACATGATCCAACCCAGCTCCAAGTCCCTGAGACGGCGTCGCTGTGGTCACTGcctcctccag CAGCCAATGAGGTCCAAGCACTGTCAGACGTGTCAGCACTGTGTGCGGCGCTACGACCACCACTGCCCCTGGATCGAGAACTGCGTGGGTGAGAAGAACCACCGCTGGTTTGTGCTCtacctgctggtggagctgctggtgctgctgtgggggCTCCATATTGCCTG cactGGATTCAACCCCACAACCTCGTGGCGCCCGTGGCTGCACTCCAACggtctgctgctggctgtggtggttgtggtggcTCTGCTGtcgctggtggtgctgctgctcctgggcTCTCACCTCTACCTGATCTCTCTCAACACCACCACCTGGGAGTTCATGTCGCGCCACCGCATCTCCTACCTCCGGCACTGTGGTGCTGACGAAAACCCCTTCGACCGGGGCCCCGCCCACAACCTGTGGGGGTTCTTCTGTGTGTGGGGCACAGTGGTGTGGGAGCAGGTGTACTTCCGGGAGGGAAGCAACCAGGTTTAA
- the pkn3 gene encoding serine/threonine-protein kinase N2 isoform X1 — MSGSTVQSHDLHDLEEGDILDPEFQQRLEDARNQVRQEIQRELKIKEAAERMRRAVTNRKSAAEVEGQLKASSRKLEKLHWKLQELNARSMPAERDDVSGCLEETDNPPESCQWEEIRSPLALRLRTLKKQLTMETKVKQGADNMIQTYTNGSIKDRKLLSIAQQMLQDSRTKIELLRMQIVKVGQARNGGSGGSDGQTENLMGPLELRLAELQHHIKIESAVVEGAKNVVKQLSGRKIQDRRIFAEAQARMQESTQKVDLLRLSLERCSAELPRDHPIHCGLQEEASAAASPSPKKPCSSLSSSCNSFFFRPASLTGRLDVCVKGCQDLLECIPGRSHVPGLGATPKSLSDTRSVRLRTRSGGKMSKAEELSSEFGVVLKVDNRIIGRTHWRQLGTESWDQSFSTELERSRELEIAVFWRDWRELCGVKFLRLEDFLDNRRHGMCLQLEPQGIVFMEVTFINPVIERPSKLQRQRRIFPKEKGKDFLRAAQMNMNFATWGRLMMSILPPCSSLEPTSPPVTTHNSACTSSPTCPAGEAGVMSPNFTEEKSERSPVHTGETTVKSPAKTMSPKAKREPSVITPPHSNRHLQMDDFKCISVLGRGHFGKVLLAEFKRSGKLYAIKALKKGDIVSRDEVDSLVCEKRIFEVINASRHPFLVNLHGCFQTEEHVCFVMAYSPGGDLMTHIHTSIFTEKQARFYSSCVLLGLEFLHQNKIIYRDLKLDNLLMDADGFVRIADFGLCKEGMGHGDRTSTFCGTPEFLAPEVLTESNYTRSVDWWGLGVLIYEMLVGESPFPGDDEEEVFDSIVNDDVRCPRFLSPQSASLIQQLLQKNPETRLGAGEEDALQVKSHRFFQATDWDALLAKRVKPPFLPVIRSPKDVSNFDVEFTRLRPVLTLPRTACVLTPQQQQTFADFDFSLMT; from the exons ATGTCAGGTTCAACCGTGCAG AGCCATGATCTGCATGATCTGGAAGAGGGGGATATTCTGGACCCAGAGTTTCAGCAGCGCTTGGAAGATGCTCGCAATCAGGTCAGACAGGAGATCCAACGAGAGCTGAAGATCAAAGAGGCGGCAGAGAGAATGAGGAGGGCTGTCACCAACCGGAAAAGTGCCGCTGAGGTGGAGGGCCAGCTCAAGGCCTCGAGCCGGAAACTGGAGAAGTTGCACTGGAAGCTACAGGAGCTCAATGCCAGGTCGATGCCTGCAGAGCGGGATGACGTCTCAG GCTGCCTGGAAGAAACGGACAACCCGCCTGAGTCGTGCCAGTGGGAAGAGATCAGGTCACCTCTGGCGCTCCGACTGAGAACACTGAAGAAGCAGctcaccatggaaaccaaagTCAAACAGGGTGCTGACAACATGATTCAGACCTACACCAATGGGTCGATCAAG gacaggaagttgcTGTCCATCGCCCAGCAGATGTTGCAGGACAGCCGCACCAAGATTGAGCTGCTGCGTATGCAAATCGTCAAAGTCGGACAGGCCAGAAACGGCGGGAGCGGTGGCTCTGACG gtcagacagagaatctgatgGGTCCTCTGGAGCTGCGGCTGGCCGAACTTCAGCACCACATCAAGATCGAATCTGCAGTTGTAGAAGGTGCAAAGAACGTTGTGAAGCAGCTGAGCGGACGCAAGATCCAGGACCGCCGCATTTTTGCAGAG GCTCAAGCCCGGATGCAGGAATCCACTCAGAAGGTGGATTTGTTACGTCTCTCCCTGGAAAGATGTTCAGCAGAGCTGCCTCGGGACCATCCCATTCACTGTGGCCTCCAGGAGGAGGCGAGTGCGGCAGCCTCACCCTCGCCAAAGAAGCCATGcagctctttgtcctcctcctgcaatTCCTTCTTCTTCAGACCGGCCAGTCTAACAG GACGACTGGATGTATGCGTGAAGGGCTGCCAGGACCTGTTGGAGTGCATTCCAGGCCGCAGCCATGTTCCTGGGCTGGGGGCCACTCCTAAAAGTCTGTCAGACACCAGGTCCGTGAGGCTGAGAACACGTAGTGGTGGGAAGATGAGCAAGGCTGAAGAACTGTCCT CGGAGTTCGGTGTTGTGTTGAAGGTGGATAACAGGATCATTGGGAGAACACACTGGAGACAGCTGGGAACCGAGTCCTGGGACCAGAGCTTTAGCACTGAACTGGAGCGG TCcagggagctggagatcgcTGTGTTCTGGAGGGACTGGAGGGAATTGTGTGGAGTAAAGTTCTTGAGACTGGAGGACTTCCTAGATAACCGTCGTCACGGCATGTGTCTCCAGCTGGAACCTCAGGGCATCGTCTTCATGGAG GTGACCTTCATCAACCCCGTCATTGAGCGGCCGTCCAAACttcagagacagaggagaatcTTTCCTAAAGAAAAAG GGAAGGACTTCCTGCGTGCTGCCCAGATGAACATGAACTTCGCCACATGGGGCCGTTTGATGATGAGCATCCTGcctccctgcagctccctggAGCCCACGAGCCCCCCAGTAACTACCCACAATTCTGCCTGCACATCATCGCCCACATGTCCGGCAGG AGAAGCTGGTGTGATGAGTCCTAACTTTACTGAAGAGAAGTCTGAGAGATCTCCTGTTCACACCGGGGAAACCACTGTG AAATCTCCCGCCAAGACCATGAGTCCAAAGGCCAAACGAGAACCTTCAGTAATTACACCTCCACA TTCTAACAGGCACCTCCAGATGGACGACTTCAAATGCATTTCAGTGCTGGGACGAGGTCACTTTGGAAAG gtCCTGCTGGCAGAGTTCAAGAGGTCAGGGAAGCTGTACGCTATCAAAGCCCTGAAGAAAGGAGACATCGTGAGTCGTGATGAAGTCGACAG tcTGGTTTGTGAAAAGAGGATCTTTGAAGTCATCAATGCTTCCCGTCACCCCTTCCTGGTCAATCTGCACGGCTGCTTCCAGACTGAGGAGCACGTGTGCTTCGTGATGGCGTACTCCCCTGGAGGAGACCTGATGACCCACATTCACACCAGCATCTTCACAGAGAAACAGGCTCG gTTCTACTCGTCCTGTGTGCTCCTCGGCCTTGAGTTTCTGCACCAGAACAAAATCATTTACAG AGATCTGAAGCTCGACAATCTGCTGATGGATGCAGATGGGTTCGTGAGAATAGCAGACTTCGGCCTGTGCAAAGAGG GTATGGGCCACGGGGATCGCACTTCCACTTTTTGTGGCACGCCGGAGTTTCTTGCCCCAGAAGTGCTGACGGAGAGCAACTACACCCGCAGCGTGGACTGGTGGGGGCTGGGGGTCCTCATCTATGAAATGTTGGTGGGGGAG TCTCCTTTTCcaggtgatgatgaagaggaggtgttTGACAGCATTGTCAATGATGACGTGCGCTGCCCGCGCTTCCTGTCCCCACAGTCTGCATCTCTAATCCAACAG ctgctgcagaagaatCCAGAGACGAGGcttggagctggagaggaggacgCTCTGCAGGTCAAGAGCCACCGATTCTTTCAG GCGACTGACTGGGACGCCCTCTTAGCAAAGAGGGTCAAACCTCCCTTCCTGCCGGTCATCAGGTCTCCCAAAGACGTCAGCAACTTTGACGTGGAGTTCACTCGTCTCAGGCCGGTCCTCACGCTGCCACGGACAGCGTGCGTCCTCacaccgcagcagcagcagaccttTGCTGACTTTGACTTTTCTTTGATGACCTGA
- the pkn3 gene encoding serine/threonine-protein kinase N2 isoform X2 gives MRRAVTNRKSAAEVEGQLKASSRKLEKLHWKLQELNARSMPAERDDVSGCLEETDNPPESCQWEEIRSPLALRLRTLKKQLTMETKVKQGADNMIQTYTNGSIKDRKLLSIAQQMLQDSRTKIELLRMQIVKVGQARNGGSGGSDGQTENLMGPLELRLAELQHHIKIESAVVEGAKNVVKQLSGRKIQDRRIFAEAQARMQESTQKVDLLRLSLERCSAELPRDHPIHCGLQEEASAAASPSPKKPCSSLSSSCNSFFFRPASLTGRLDVCVKGCQDLLECIPGRSHVPGLGATPKSLSDTRSVRLRTRSGGKMSKAEELSSEFGVVLKVDNRIIGRTHWRQLGTESWDQSFSTELERSRELEIAVFWRDWRELCGVKFLRLEDFLDNRRHGMCLQLEPQGIVFMEVTFINPVIERPSKLQRQRRIFPKEKGKDFLRAAQMNMNFATWGRLMMSILPPCSSLEPTSPPVTTHNSACTSSPTCPAGEAGVMSPNFTEEKSERSPVHTGETTVKSPAKTMSPKAKREPSVITPPHSNRHLQMDDFKCISVLGRGHFGKVLLAEFKRSGKLYAIKALKKGDIVSRDEVDSLVCEKRIFEVINASRHPFLVNLHGCFQTEEHVCFVMAYSPGGDLMTHIHTSIFTEKQARFYSSCVLLGLEFLHQNKIIYRDLKLDNLLMDADGFVRIADFGLCKEGMGHGDRTSTFCGTPEFLAPEVLTESNYTRSVDWWGLGVLIYEMLVGESPFPGDDEEEVFDSIVNDDVRCPRFLSPQSASLIQQLLQKNPETRLGAGEEDALQVKSHRFFQATDWDALLAKRVKPPFLPVIRSPKDVSNFDVEFTRLRPVLTLPRTACVLTPQQQQTFADFDFSLMT, from the exons ATGAGGAGGGCTGTCACCAACCGGAAAAGTGCCGCTGAGGTGGAGGGCCAGCTCAAGGCCTCGAGCCGGAAACTGGAGAAGTTGCACTGGAAGCTACAGGAGCTCAATGCCAGGTCGATGCCTGCAGAGCGGGATGACGTCTCAG GCTGCCTGGAAGAAACGGACAACCCGCCTGAGTCGTGCCAGTGGGAAGAGATCAGGTCACCTCTGGCGCTCCGACTGAGAACACTGAAGAAGCAGctcaccatggaaaccaaagTCAAACAGGGTGCTGACAACATGATTCAGACCTACACCAATGGGTCGATCAAG gacaggaagttgcTGTCCATCGCCCAGCAGATGTTGCAGGACAGCCGCACCAAGATTGAGCTGCTGCGTATGCAAATCGTCAAAGTCGGACAGGCCAGAAACGGCGGGAGCGGTGGCTCTGACG gtcagacagagaatctgatgGGTCCTCTGGAGCTGCGGCTGGCCGAACTTCAGCACCACATCAAGATCGAATCTGCAGTTGTAGAAGGTGCAAAGAACGTTGTGAAGCAGCTGAGCGGACGCAAGATCCAGGACCGCCGCATTTTTGCAGAG GCTCAAGCCCGGATGCAGGAATCCACTCAGAAGGTGGATTTGTTACGTCTCTCCCTGGAAAGATGTTCAGCAGAGCTGCCTCGGGACCATCCCATTCACTGTGGCCTCCAGGAGGAGGCGAGTGCGGCAGCCTCACCCTCGCCAAAGAAGCCATGcagctctttgtcctcctcctgcaatTCCTTCTTCTTCAGACCGGCCAGTCTAACAG GACGACTGGATGTATGCGTGAAGGGCTGCCAGGACCTGTTGGAGTGCATTCCAGGCCGCAGCCATGTTCCTGGGCTGGGGGCCACTCCTAAAAGTCTGTCAGACACCAGGTCCGTGAGGCTGAGAACACGTAGTGGTGGGAAGATGAGCAAGGCTGAAGAACTGTCCT CGGAGTTCGGTGTTGTGTTGAAGGTGGATAACAGGATCATTGGGAGAACACACTGGAGACAGCTGGGAACCGAGTCCTGGGACCAGAGCTTTAGCACTGAACTGGAGCGG TCcagggagctggagatcgcTGTGTTCTGGAGGGACTGGAGGGAATTGTGTGGAGTAAAGTTCTTGAGACTGGAGGACTTCCTAGATAACCGTCGTCACGGCATGTGTCTCCAGCTGGAACCTCAGGGCATCGTCTTCATGGAG GTGACCTTCATCAACCCCGTCATTGAGCGGCCGTCCAAACttcagagacagaggagaatcTTTCCTAAAGAAAAAG GGAAGGACTTCCTGCGTGCTGCCCAGATGAACATGAACTTCGCCACATGGGGCCGTTTGATGATGAGCATCCTGcctccctgcagctccctggAGCCCACGAGCCCCCCAGTAACTACCCACAATTCTGCCTGCACATCATCGCCCACATGTCCGGCAGG AGAAGCTGGTGTGATGAGTCCTAACTTTACTGAAGAGAAGTCTGAGAGATCTCCTGTTCACACCGGGGAAACCACTGTG AAATCTCCCGCCAAGACCATGAGTCCAAAGGCCAAACGAGAACCTTCAGTAATTACACCTCCACA TTCTAACAGGCACCTCCAGATGGACGACTTCAAATGCATTTCAGTGCTGGGACGAGGTCACTTTGGAAAG gtCCTGCTGGCAGAGTTCAAGAGGTCAGGGAAGCTGTACGCTATCAAAGCCCTGAAGAAAGGAGACATCGTGAGTCGTGATGAAGTCGACAG tcTGGTTTGTGAAAAGAGGATCTTTGAAGTCATCAATGCTTCCCGTCACCCCTTCCTGGTCAATCTGCACGGCTGCTTCCAGACTGAGGAGCACGTGTGCTTCGTGATGGCGTACTCCCCTGGAGGAGACCTGATGACCCACATTCACACCAGCATCTTCACAGAGAAACAGGCTCG gTTCTACTCGTCCTGTGTGCTCCTCGGCCTTGAGTTTCTGCACCAGAACAAAATCATTTACAG AGATCTGAAGCTCGACAATCTGCTGATGGATGCAGATGGGTTCGTGAGAATAGCAGACTTCGGCCTGTGCAAAGAGG GTATGGGCCACGGGGATCGCACTTCCACTTTTTGTGGCACGCCGGAGTTTCTTGCCCCAGAAGTGCTGACGGAGAGCAACTACACCCGCAGCGTGGACTGGTGGGGGCTGGGGGTCCTCATCTATGAAATGTTGGTGGGGGAG TCTCCTTTTCcaggtgatgatgaagaggaggtgttTGACAGCATTGTCAATGATGACGTGCGCTGCCCGCGCTTCCTGTCCCCACAGTCTGCATCTCTAATCCAACAG ctgctgcagaagaatCCAGAGACGAGGcttggagctggagaggaggacgCTCTGCAGGTCAAGAGCCACCGATTCTTTCAG GCGACTGACTGGGACGCCCTCTTAGCAAAGAGGGTCAAACCTCCCTTCCTGCCGGTCATCAGGTCTCCCAAAGACGTCAGCAACTTTGACGTGGAGTTCACTCGTCTCAGGCCGGTCCTCACGCTGCCACGGACAGCGTGCGTCCTCacaccgcagcagcagcagaccttTGCTGACTTTGACTTTTCTTTGATGACCTGA